A window of the Nocardia sp. NBC_01329 genome harbors these coding sequences:
- the ilvC gene encoding ketol-acid reductoisomerase, with the protein MFYDDDADLSIIQGRKVAVIGYGSQGHAHSLSLRDSGVEVRIGLKEGSKSRAKAEEAGLTVGTPAEVSEWADLIMLLAPDTAQASIFTNDIEPNLKDGDALFFGHGLNIHFGLIKPAAEITIGMVAPKGPGHLVRRQFVDGKGVPALIAIEQDPKGEGQALALSYAKGIGGTRAGVIKTTFKEETETDLFGEQAVLCGGTEELVKTGFEVMVEAGYAPEMAYFEVLHELKLIVDLMYEGGIARMNYSVSDTAEFGGYLSGPRVIDADTKKRMQDILKDIQDGTFVKRLVANVEGGNKELEGLRKQNAEHPIEVTGKKLRDLMSWVDRPITETA; encoded by the coding sequence ATGTTCTATGACGACGATGCCGACCTGTCGATCATCCAGGGCCGCAAGGTCGCGGTGATCGGTTACGGCAGCCAGGGGCACGCGCATTCGCTGAGCTTGCGCGACTCCGGCGTCGAGGTCCGCATCGGCCTCAAGGAAGGCTCCAAGTCGCGGGCCAAGGCCGAAGAGGCCGGGCTGACCGTCGGTACGCCCGCCGAGGTTTCCGAGTGGGCCGACCTCATCATGCTGCTCGCCCCCGACACCGCCCAGGCGTCGATCTTCACCAATGACATCGAGCCCAACCTGAAGGACGGCGACGCCCTGTTCTTCGGCCACGGCCTCAATATCCACTTCGGCCTGATCAAGCCGGCTGCCGAGATCACCATCGGCATGGTCGCCCCCAAGGGCCCCGGCCACCTGGTGCGCCGCCAGTTCGTCGACGGCAAGGGTGTCCCCGCCCTGATCGCCATCGAGCAGGACCCGAAGGGCGAGGGCCAGGCCCTGGCACTGTCGTACGCCAAGGGCATCGGCGGCACCCGCGCCGGCGTCATCAAGACCACCTTCAAGGAAGAGACCGAAACCGACCTCTTCGGTGAGCAGGCCGTGCTCTGCGGCGGCACCGAGGAACTGGTCAAGACCGGTTTCGAGGTCATGGTCGAGGCCGGTTACGCCCCGGAGATGGCCTACTTCGAGGTGCTGCACGAGCTGAAGCTGATCGTCGACCTGATGTACGAGGGCGGTATCGCCCGGATGAACTACTCGGTCTCCGACACGGCTGAGTTCGGTGGCTACCTGTCGGGTCCGCGGGTTATCGACGCCGACACCAAGAAGCGGATGCAGGACATTCTCAAGGACATCCAGGACGGCACCTTCGTCAAGCGCCTGGTCGCCAATGTCGAGGGTGGCAACAAGGAGCTCGAGGGCCTGCGCAAGCAGAACGCCGAGCACCCGATCGAGGTCACCGGTAAGAAGCTGCGCGATCTGATGAGCTGGGTGGACCGGCCGATCACCGAAACCGCCTAG
- a CDS encoding glycosyltransferase family 39 protein yields MRAAIQSRPATSVVSEFAGKPVGIVAVVVALAQLACSAIGGYWFDEAYMLAIGRHHLDWGSADQPPVAPALAALADWLAPGSLVALRLPAVLATAGAVVVVALIAREFGGDRRAQTLAALAQATALWVTMAGHWLTPYTLEPVQWLLLIWLLVRWIRVREDRLLLAMGVVAGVAAETKFQVLLLCVVLLVTVAVFGPRDLLRRPLLWVGAGVGLLIALPTLWWQAVHGWPQLRMGTVVAAEAEALYAGRPGVAVSLIALAGFAGMVPALYGVWRLLRAEELRAYRFLGVTAVVLYLVFVVTIGRPYYLGGLYGVLFAAGTVGLQQRQAAGGRLGWGPRIAYGLGIATGVGMLVLSAGAVTPDVPRAITHRTVTAYDTLPAGERETTVVLGQSYIYAAYLDVHSPAGALPAVYSTNRSYGYFPPPPDSARNVLYLGTAPDELRDHFELCDELIDTDADQDDEADYTVWLCRDRRDSWQELWPRLRHLDLS; encoded by the coding sequence GTGCGCGCAGCGATACAGTCCCGGCCGGCCACCTCGGTGGTCTCCGAGTTCGCGGGCAAACCGGTGGGAATCGTCGCGGTCGTCGTCGCGCTCGCCCAGCTTGCCTGCAGCGCCATCGGCGGATATTGGTTCGACGAGGCCTACATGCTGGCGATCGGCCGGCACCACCTGGATTGGGGATCGGCCGACCAACCGCCTGTGGCCCCGGCGCTCGCCGCGCTGGCCGACTGGCTCGCCCCGGGTTCGCTGGTGGCGCTCCGCTTGCCCGCGGTGCTCGCGACCGCCGGCGCGGTCGTCGTCGTCGCCCTCATTGCCAGGGAATTCGGTGGTGACCGGCGCGCGCAGACGCTCGCCGCACTCGCCCAGGCCACGGCACTGTGGGTGACCATGGCCGGCCACTGGCTCACCCCGTACACCTTGGAGCCGGTGCAGTGGCTGCTGCTCATCTGGTTGCTGGTGCGATGGATTCGCGTACGCGAGGACCGATTGTTGCTCGCGATGGGGGTTGTCGCCGGTGTGGCCGCCGAAACCAAATTCCAGGTACTGCTGCTGTGCGTGGTTCTGCTGGTGACGGTGGCTGTCTTCGGGCCGCGTGATCTGCTGCGCCGGCCGCTGCTGTGGGTGGGTGCCGGGGTAGGCCTGCTCATCGCACTACCAACACTCTGGTGGCAGGCCGTCCACGGCTGGCCCCAGTTGCGTATGGGGACGGTGGTGGCCGCCGAGGCCGAGGCCCTGTACGCCGGCCGGCCGGGGGTGGCCGTATCGCTCATCGCCCTGGCCGGGTTCGCGGGCATGGTACCGGCCCTGTACGGGGTGTGGCGGCTGCTGCGCGCCGAAGAACTGCGGGCCTACCGTTTTCTGGGTGTGACCGCGGTAGTGCTCTACCTCGTCTTCGTCGTCACGATCGGCCGCCCCTACTACCTCGGCGGGCTCTACGGAGTGCTGTTCGCCGCGGGGACAGTGGGACTCCAGCAGCGCCAGGCGGCCGGTGGCCGCCTGGGCTGGGGACCCCGGATCGCCTACGGACTCGGAATCGCCACGGGCGTGGGCATGCTGGTCCTCTCGGCCGGTGCCGTGACACCCGACGTTCCTCGAGCGATCACCCACCGCACCGTTACCGCCTACGACACGCTACCGGCCGGCGAGCGCGAGACCACAGTCGTCCTCGGGCAGTCCTATATCTACGCCGCGTACCTCGACGTGCACTCCCCGGCCGGTGCGCTCCCGGCGGTCTACAGCACCAACCGCAGCTACGGCTATTTTCCGCCGCCGCCGGATTCCGCGCGCAACGTGCTCTACCTCGGTACGGCACCTGACGAACTCCGCGACCATTTCGAGTTGTGCGATGAACTGATCGACACCGACGCGGATCAGGACGACGAGGCGGACTACACGGTGTGGCTGTGCCGCGACCGGCGGGATTCGTGGCAGGAGCTGTGGCCGCGACTACGCCATCTCGATCTGTCGTGA
- a CDS encoding TetR/AcrR family transcriptional regulator, which produces MDQSADPGAIGRPRRAEEIFAAALGLLATEGYEGLTMESVALHAGVNKTTLYRWWKSKDEVLAAALAGSELLAFRVPDTGSLRGDLIETTRSIRDLLTDTSTAPIATAVLAASPRRPSLAAVGRMFFADRAAREHPIFQRAVERGELDAATDPRLVMDMLAGAIWFRLFLRAEPVEAADIDAAVDMVLGGVTP; this is translated from the coding sequence ATGGACCAGTCAGCGGATCCGGGCGCAATCGGCCGGCCCCGGCGTGCCGAGGAGATCTTCGCGGCGGCCCTCGGACTTCTCGCCACCGAGGGATACGAGGGACTGACCATGGAGTCGGTCGCACTTCACGCAGGCGTCAACAAGACCACGCTCTACCGGTGGTGGAAGTCCAAGGACGAGGTACTCGCCGCTGCCCTGGCCGGCTCGGAACTGCTCGCTTTCCGGGTGCCCGATACCGGCAGTCTGCGCGGCGACCTGATCGAGACGACCCGCAGTATTCGCGACCTCCTCACCGATACTTCGACCGCCCCCATCGCGACCGCGGTGCTGGCGGCCTCGCCTCGGCGACCGTCACTGGCCGCGGTCGGGCGAATGTTCTTCGCGGACCGCGCCGCCCGCGAACATCCGATATTCCAGCGGGCGGTGGAACGCGGTGAACTCGACGCCGCGACCGACCCGCGGCTGGTCATGGATATGCTCGCGGGCGCGATCTGGTTCCGCCTGTTCCTGCGCGCCGAACCTGTCGAGGCAGCAGATATCGACGCAGCGGTGGATATGGTGCTCGGCGGCGTCACCCCGTAG
- a CDS encoding Imm10 family immunity protein, which translates to MVYRFTALVVCGLDDPDIDDCMMAGVAESNDEEGFSLLFMCDFDEPDEQDVSLGMDTHCLVTPDQGTAYGCVRDVELTDDVLRVTLDPESLDDLGLTDPVVEALLRAPAADVARLREVLPRILVYGRPDTRPRLITS; encoded by the coding sequence ATGGTGTACAGGTTCACGGCGCTGGTTGTGTGCGGGCTCGATGATCCAGATATAGACGATTGCATGATGGCGGGCGTGGCGGAGTCGAATGACGAAGAGGGGTTCTCCTTGTTGTTCATGTGCGACTTCGATGAGCCCGACGAACAGGACGTGTCGCTGGGCATGGACACGCATTGCCTTGTTACGCCCGATCAGGGCACTGCCTACGGCTGCGTACGCGACGTGGAGCTGACCGACGACGTGCTTCGGGTGACCTTGGATCCCGAGTCGCTGGACGATCTCGGCCTGACCGATCCCGTTGTCGAGGCGTTGCTGCGTGCGCCGGCAGCGGACGTGGCACGCTTGCGGGAAGTGCTGCCGCGCATCCTGGTCTACGGACGCCCAGATACCCGGCCGCGACTGATCACTTCGTAG
- a CDS encoding winged helix-turn-helix transcriptional regulator, whose protein sequence is MDAKAEVKDGKAVAMSDAFTADCPARTVLNHVSSRWGVLILASLQEGPMRFYVLRDRIGGISEKMLSQNLQVFVRDGLIAREVEPTVPPQVTYSLTPIGRELAMTLGGLVEWITHRIGDIVAARERHDEEE, encoded by the coding sequence GTGGACGCCAAAGCTGAGGTCAAGGACGGCAAAGCCGTCGCGATGAGCGACGCATTCACGGCGGACTGCCCGGCCCGCACGGTGCTGAACCATGTCAGCAGCCGCTGGGGCGTGCTGATTCTGGCCTCGTTGCAGGAGGGGCCGATGCGCTTCTACGTGCTGCGGGACAGGATCGGCGGCATCAGCGAGAAGATGCTGTCCCAGAATCTGCAGGTCTTCGTGCGGGACGGACTGATCGCCCGTGAGGTCGAACCCACGGTGCCGCCCCAGGTGACCTACTCGCTCACCCCCATCGGGCGTGAGCTGGCGATGACGCTCGGCGGTCTGGTCGAGTGGATCACGCACCGGATCGGGGACATCGTCGCCGCGCGCGAGCGTCACGACGAGGAGGAGTGA
- a CDS encoding DsbA family oxidoreductase → MIEITVEIWSDVVCPWCYIGKRRFEAALERFEHRDSVTVTWRSFELDPDGPRDGRLTIPQCMQRDLGMSPEQAAAGMAMVTQLAAEVGLEYHLENAVPVNTFDAHRLIHFGEHRSLGEPVRERLLRGYAAEGAYLGDRQTLVRLGSEAGLDTEEVKALLDGDRFGDSVRADERRAARLGVTGVPSFSFTGRRAVSGALSVADILGRLQDAVLPAKA, encoded by the coding sequence ATGATCGAAATTACTGTGGAGATCTGGTCCGACGTCGTCTGCCCCTGGTGCTACATCGGCAAGCGTCGCTTCGAGGCCGCCCTGGAGCGGTTCGAGCACCGCGACTCCGTCACGGTCACCTGGCGGAGCTTCGAGCTGGACCCCGACGGGCCCCGGGACGGCAGGCTGACGATTCCCCAATGCATGCAGCGCGACCTCGGCATGTCTCCCGAGCAGGCCGCCGCGGGCATGGCGATGGTCACCCAGCTCGCCGCCGAGGTGGGGCTGGAGTACCACCTGGAGAACGCGGTGCCGGTCAACACCTTCGATGCGCACCGACTCATCCACTTCGGCGAGCACCGCTCGCTCGGAGAGCCGGTACGCGAGCGACTGCTGCGGGGATACGCGGCCGAAGGGGCCTACCTGGGCGACCGGCAGACGCTGGTCCGGCTCGGCAGCGAGGCCGGGCTCGACACCGAGGAGGTGAAGGCGCTGCTGGACGGCGACCGGTTCGGCGACTCCGTGCGCGCCGACGAGCGGCGCGCCGCCCGGCTCGGAGTCACCGGCGTTCCCAGCTTCTCCTTCACCGGACGGCGAGCCGTCTCCGGCGCTCTCTCCGTCGCCGACATCCTCGGGCGGCTACAGGACGCCGTGCTGCCGGCCAAGGCCTGA